From Eremothecium sinecaudum strain ATCC 58844 chromosome V, complete sequence, a single genomic window includes:
- the GYP5 gene encoding GTPase-activating protein GYP5 (Syntenic homolog of Ashbya gossypii AFL161C; Syntenic homolog of Saccharomyces cerevisiae YPL249C (GYP5) and YMR192W (GYL1)): protein MDGNGEKETSISLTSSQDGDKVGEDRLSVVGLNSAAEVNTAQLDSSIYETEDEPITALEPSDFPDSIVKDIAVQDDDSIGRVRKVLELGSSKEADGSKGSQTDTSSGTESFKEIQSFPIASSPHLVPTADSMSSTNSKDIPPLPVRQRSPTRALSFTKISSKTEPSRRVSSDFDLIVNRWHEKKQELIGLDEKSQQIFQNEQMQLKKRYTKVLETIPVNGREPEHHEEVEEYSNIDWNFWTLVVEDFSYVAENDSENLEKAVSNGVPAPIRGIIWKLISNATSCEIKELYHELLNIPSEHEKAIKRDIMRTNYIPSDKVDSLFNVLKAYSLFDPDVGYTQGMAFITAPLLLNVSDESEAMELLIKLMKNYGLREFFLPEMPGLQLKLYQFERVLEVSSPTLYNYLIRSGIRSSMYATQWFLTFFAYKFPLDFVLRIVDVIFFEGIESLLKFAVVLLLKNESTLLTLNFEKLVQFLKDGLFYYYLKQNVEYRRSEQKDRVEIKFEGLTDITSTKMMELEYDIDEFVHDAINHVKITPIQLRNYAAEYEEIHRLELEKEIEIEGLRRKNRQLQNEMRTLKHEYTDLNREHISLANELIKRRVEMETLIDENQDLKQTIIVLKDQFSNEVRKRVLPERGVNVPSDLKLDLDNTMRRNLEVMDHNQVLEEKLLLLENEIQTLKMNNTKLASDKSKDARLSTFSALSRTKANKQWSFKAPW from the coding sequence ATGGACGGAAACGGTGAGAAGGAGACGAGCATCTCCCTTACATCATCACAGGATGGAGATAAGGTGGGAGAAGATCGCTTATCAGTAGTTGGTTTAAACTCAGCTGCTGAGGTTAACACGGCACAATTGGATTCTTCAATATATGAGACTGAAGATGAGCCTATTACGGCGCTTGAACCATCGGATTTTCCGGATTCTATAGTTAAAGATATCGCAGTACAAGATGATGATTCGATAGGGCGGGTTAGAAAAGTGCTAGAGCTGGGTAGCAGTAAAGAGGCCGATGGTTCAAAAGGCAGTCAAACTGATACTTCTAGTGGCACCGAATCTTTCAAAGAGATACAAAGCTTTCCCATAGCTAGTTCGCCTCATCTAGTTCCAACCGCTGATTCGATGTCGTCAACAAATTCGAAGGACATTCCACCTCTGCCTGTGCGCCAAAGAAGTCCTACAAGAGCTCTTTCATTTACAAAgatttcatcaaaaacTGAGCCCTCGCGAAGGGTCTCTTCTGACTTTGATTTGATTGTGAATAGATGGCATGAGAAGAAGCAGGAGCTGATAGGCTTGGATGAGAAGTCTCAGCAAATCTTCCAGAACGAACAGATGCAATTGAAAAAAAGATATACCAAGGTCCTAGAGACTATCCCGGTTAATGGAAGGGAACCGGAGCACCATGAGGAAGTGGAGGAGTATAGTAATATTGACTGGAATTTTTGGACACTTGTGGTCGAGGACTTTTCTTATGTTGCAGAGAACGACTCCGAAAACCTAGAAAAGGCTGTTAGTAATGGTGTTCCAGCTCCGATCCGTGGGATAATTTGGAAGTTAATATCTAACGCTACTTCGTGTGAGATCAAAGAATTGTATCACGAACTGTTAAATATACCATCCGAACATGAAAAGGCAATCAAACGTGATATTATGCGTACGAATTACATTCCAAGTGACAAGGTGGACTCCTTATTCAATGTTCTAAAGGCTTACTCCCTTTTTGATCCAGATGTTGGGTATACACAGGGTATGGCGTTTATTACAGCTCCGCTATTGCTAAATGTCAGCGACGAATCCGAGGCTATGGAACTACTAATTAAACTAATGAAGAACTATGGCCTCAGGGAGTTCTTCCTACCTGAGATGCCAGGATTACAGCTAAAATTGTATCAATTCGAGAGAGTTCTAGAAGTCAGCTCGCCCACGCTATACAATTATTTGATCCGCTCGGGAATACGTTCATCCATGTACGCTACCCAATGGTTCCTCACCTTTTTTGCGTATAAATTTCCTTTGGATTTTGTTCTACGCATAGTTGACgttattttctttgaagGCATTGAATCATTGTTGAAGTTTGCTGTGGTACTTTTGCTAAAGAATGAATCCACGCTACTTACATTAAACTTTGAGAAGCTTGTACAATTCTTAAAGGACGGGTTATTTTATTACTACTTAAAGCAGAATGTGGAATATAGACGGTCGGAGCAAAAGGACCGAGTAGAAATTAAATTTGAAGGCCTTACTGATATTACGAGCACTAAGATGATGGAATTGGAGTACgatattgatgaatttgTACACGATGCCATCAATCACGTGAAAATTACCCCGATTCAGTTACGAAACTATGCTGCTGAATATGAGGAGATTCATAGACTAGAACTAGAAAAGGAAATTGAGATTGAAGGACTGCGAAGAAAGAATCGACAGCTTCAAAATGAAATGCGCACGTTAAAACACGAATATACAGACTTAAACAGAGAGCACATATCACTGGCTAACGAGTTGATAAAAAGGCGAGTAGAAATGGAAACTCTCATAGATGAAAATCAGGATCTAAAGCAAACAATTATAGTGCTTAAAGACCAGTTTTCTAACGAAGTTCGGAAACGGGTACTACCTGAGCGAGGTGTAAACGTTCCTTCAGATTTAAAGTTAGATCTGGATAATACTATGCGCAGGAATTTGGAAGTTATGGATCACAATCAAGTTTTAGAGGAAAAACTGTTACTTCTTGAGAATGAGATACAAACGCTGAAGATGAATAATACGAAGCTAGCTAGCGATAAAAGTAAAGATGCGCGGCTAAGCACGTTTTCAGCATTGTCTCGTACAAAAGCTAATAAACAATGGTCATTTAAGGCGCCATGGTAG
- the MRPL24 gene encoding mitochondrial 54S ribosomal protein bL28m (Syntenic homolog of Ashbya gossypii AFL162C; Syntenic homolog of Saccharomyces cerevisiae YMR193W (MRPL24)), which produces MQFNFQRGFSSAACLLRQWRLVESRRVAKQPEYKVGDVKPLYIPKQAKKFPDYPYGESHIFKQSNKGLYGASFIQFGNNVSESNNRTRRTWLPNVLRKSLWSEALKRPIKIKLTAKVLRTISKEGGIDNYLTKEKSARIKELGPTGWKLRYLVLKAQKLQENPPHKDAKIVKDSEGNDVTVYYEIPHNDTVLRITCGKRKLLYNLYPLELREYLADGKSLTYRDFLDNHQNLPIDGIVSKLHQYGFDFKQITI; this is translated from the coding sequence ATGCAGTTTAATTTTCAAAGGGGTTTCAGTTCGGCAGCTTGTCTGCTAAGGCAGTGGCGTTTGGTCGAATCAAGAAGAGTTGCAAAGCAACCTGAATATAAAGTAGGTGATGTAAAGCCACTATACATCCCAAAGCAAGCAAAAAAATTTCCTGATTACCCTTATGGTGAATCTCATATTTTCAAACAAAGCAACAAGGGGCTATATGGTGCTTCCTTCATACAGTTTGGTAATAATGTGTCCGAATCTAATAACAGGACAAGAAGAACATGGCTACCTAACGTGTTGAGGAAATCTCTTTGGAGTGAAGCTTTAAAAAGACCAATCAAGATTAAACTTACAGCTAAAGTTTTACGTACAATCTCTAAAGAGGGTGGCATTGATAACTATTTAACAAAGGAAAAATCGGCCAGAATAAAGGAACTAGGTCCTACCGGCTGGAAACTAAGGTATTTGGTGTTAAAGGCCCAGAAATTACAGGAGAATCCCCCACACAAGGACGCCAAGATAGTAAAGGATTCCGAGGGCAATGATGTTACTGTTTATTACGAAATTCCACATAATGATACGGTTTTAAGAATCACATGTGGTAAGAGAAAGCTGTTGTACAATCTTTACCCACTAGAACTCAGAGAGTATCTCGCTGATGGGAAATCACTCACTTACAGAGATTTTCTAGATAATCATCAAAATCTCCCCATTGATGGGATTGTCTCAAAATTACATCAGTACGGGTTTGATTTCAAACAGATTACTATTTGA
- the RPL36B gene encoding 60S ribosomal protein eL36 (Syntenic homolog of Ashbya gossypii AFL163C; Syntenic homolog of Saccharomyces cerevisiae YPL249C-A (RPL36B) and YMR194W (RPL36A); 1-intron in Ashbya gossypii) — protein MAVKSGIAVGANKGKKVTQMTPAPKISYRKGASSNRTQFVRSIVREVAGLAPYERRLLDLIRNAGEKRARKVAKKRLGTFGRAKAKVEEMNNIIAASRRH, from the exons ATGGCCGTTAAGTCTG GTATTGCTGTTGGTGCGAACAAGGGTAAGAAGGTCACCCAAATGACCCCAGCTCCAAAGATCTCCTACAGAAAGGGTGCATCTTCTAACAGAACCCAATTTGTTAGATCCATTGTCAGAGAAGTCGCTGGTCTAGCTCCATACGAGAGAAGATTGCTTGACTTGATCAGAAACGCTGGTGAAAAGAGAGCCAGAAAGGTTGCCAAGAAGAGATTAGGTACCTTCGGTAGAGCCAAGGCTAAGGTCGAGGAAATGAACAATATCATTGCTGCTTCTAGACGTCACTGA
- a CDS encoding HER152Wp (Syntenic homolog of Ashbya gossypii AFL164C; Syntenic homolog of Ashbya gossypii NOHBY612; No homolog in Saccharomyces cerevisiae; Syntenic homolog of Kluyveromyces lactis KLLA0D12518g), with protein MHKSCMSQLRRQSLRFSSSWMPPSYFNAPPAPSPFTQRVPQQQPASGFRRQYFEVALVIAVTCLTYFAVDNYIARIDAQEKSEKLIMESQRMQDLLTRQLSAARKKRELQILNERKNNQIRQMKLQLHIAMLRKQLLDNNVQPIRIQEVVHDYERYVRMENSISNVSGTSLWVTDDSPFKAHVPNVREYDSITENRKQ; from the coding sequence ATGCACAAGAGTTGTATGTCTCAGTTGCGGCGTCAAAGTCTCAGGTTCTCGTCGTCCTGGATGCCACCCTCCTACTTTAATGCCCCCCCTGCACCCTCCCCCTTCACACAGCGAGTCCCTCAGCAACAACCTGCCTCCGGCTTCCGAAGACAGTATTTCGAAGTCGCTTTAGTCATCGCTGTGACGTGTTTGACTTATTTCGCAGTAGATAACTATATTGCCCGTATTGATGCCCAAGAAAAGTCTGAGAAGCTCATCATGGAGTCACAGCGAATGCAAGACCTCCTCACCCGCCAGCTCTCTGCCGCAAGAAAGAAGAGAGAACTACAAATCCTAAATGAACGCAAAAACAACCAAATAAGACAGATGAAACTACAACTCCACATTGCCATGCTCCGCAAGCAGCTACTCGACAACAATGTCCAGCCCATCCGTATCCAAGAAGTCGTACATGATTATGAGCGCTACGTCAGAATGGAAAATAGTATCAGTAACGTCAGCGGCACTTCTTTGTGGGTAACTGATGACTCGCCGTTCAAGGCGCATGTGCCGAACGTTCGAGAGTATGATTCCATCACTGAGAATAGAAAACAATAG